The Klebsiella quasivariicola region ACAGCTTCATCCCTCCCTTGCGCGCAAATACACTCACCGCGTCTCCCGCCGAGACAGTCACCTTCTCCATCGCCCCTGCATCAATATTTGTTCCCGCCATCAGCCCTATACTGCTCTCTCCTGAACCCAGTCTGACGCCCTTTGGACTTACAATCCCCACGCCTTCCGGCGCGCTCAGCACTATCCCTGCCTTTACAAGCTCCGACAGCGCGCCGTTCAGCGACGTATGCCCATCAAGATCCGCACCATGCGCATTCGCCACCTCCGCCGCCTGTGACAGACTTTTTGCTATCGATAACGCATTTTCCAGTTGCGTTATTGCTGCCTGCATATCCAGTACCTGCCCCTGCGCCTTTTCCTGCGCATCGGCGCTGATAAAGACACCTTTTTTCGCTCTTATCGCACCCCACATATCGGTGCGCAGTTCGAAACCCTCACCGCGCTGCTGCTTCCCAGCATCCACCAGATGTCCCAGGTTCAGCTGGCTCTTTCCGCCGTACTCTGTGCTAACCTTGATGTGCTCCTTACCCCGCTCATCGTCCAGCCGGATTTTGTTATTCGCCGGGGTGCGCAGCACGTTGCGCTTATAGTTCTGGATGGTCACATGGTCGGTGTGCGCCGAGTCGTGTTTCACCCCGGCGATATATGGCCTGTCCGGGTTGCCATCCTCAAACGCGATGCTAACCTCGGTTCCCGCCAGCAGCGGCAGGTGCAGACCGTAAGTATCTCCCGCATAGGGGCGTGACTGCCGTACCCACAGGCTCTCGAAACCCGGCTTCCACGTATCCCGGTCAAAGTCCAGGTTCACTCGATAGCGCCCGTCTTTGTCGATATGAGCGTAGATATCATTTGCCGTGGTGCTGGTCACCCGCGCCGGGAGTGTCCCTGCCATCACAGGCCTGCGGATGAGAGGAGGGCGGTAGCCGTAGCGTTCGGAATAGGGGATGGCGGTGAATGTCAGTTCGTAGCTGCGGTCTCGTGCTGCGCTGGCGGTAATCCCGGTTATCAGAATGCCCTTGCGGAATACCTCTGGCGCATCATTACCCTCGACCTTTATCTCCAGTCCCGGCATCAGCAGAGAACTGGTGCTCTGTCCCTTCAGGATGGCGCGTCCGTTCAGGTAGCGTTCGTGGCGGATACGCGCATAGAATGCACCACTCTCCGGCGTCGCTTTGTCACCCGTTTTCAGAAAATTGTCAGCGTAATGATAGGCTTCACCGTAGGTGGTGTTATCCCCGCCTGTTACGTCAAACTGGCCTGTTGTCATCTCCGCCATCGCTTCACGGTAGTTGTAATCCCGCGTCGTGACGGACCTCGATACCACGCTGTAGGCCGTGTTCAGACCCCACACTGCTTCGGTTCCGCTGTCGCTCATCCCCGAAGGGTGACGCAGCGGCAGCGTCAGGCCGCGCTCATAGCCACTCTGGTCGTCGTAAAACTCGATAACCCCGATTTTCAGTCGGGCGTCGGTACTGAACCGGAACCAGATACCCACCTCCGACAGCAGCCGTGAGATGAATGTCAGATCGTCTTCGTCGTACTGCATGACCTGCTCGCGTGACGGGTAGTCGCTTTTCAGGTCAAACACAAAGTCCTGACCGCGCATCTCATGCCGCTCGCGAAGTATTTTCTCCACGATTTGCGGCACCGTCTGGTTCTGATAAATCGCGTTCTGATGACTGCGGGACAGCAACGCCAGACGGGGCTCCAGCCGCACCTCATACCGCGCCTCGTCCCGTGAGGAAGACAATTGCTTAAATCCGGTGATCACCCCGTACAAGGTACGCAGGGGAGTCTGAACCGGCATTCCCTGCACCGGCGGGGCGGTCAGGCTGAATGCCCCGTCCTGCATCAGTACCGACTCGGGCGCAATAAACTTATCGCTGCTGGTAAACTGAATGTCATAGCGGAACGGGGCGCTTAATTGCTCCTTGCCTTCAAAGGACAGTACGTCCACGCCGCTGCTCAGGCTGCGGATTTTTAACGCGTGGTGTGAGTGGTCGAAGTTCTGTGCATCCATCGTGGGCTTCCTTATTTCGTAACAAATTCCACAGAAGTTCCTCTTGCGGGGCCCTGTTCAGGCACGCTACCGCCCATAGCCATGACCTCGTGCCCATCAGGTTTACATCAGGCTAAATTGTGAGTAGCGGTTGCTCGGTACCGGTACCACCGATATTCAGCGAGCCGTATATCGAACCCGTGCCAAAAAAGCAGAAGGCTGCCTGCCAGCCACGGTTAGCTGGCTGAAACTCCTTGTGGATTTAACTGAGATAATGCCGGTTCTGGCAGCATGTTCTGTTTCACGTCCTGACAGGCGTCAGTGCGGGGTGCCAGACTGATTTCGACGCGCCGGTTAGCGGCCCTGCCTTCCGGCGTGTCGTTAGTTGCCGCAGGATGGCTTTCGCCCAGCCCCTGTACGGCAAAACAGGTGGCCGGAATGTCGCTGGTCTGTAGCATCCAGTCGCGCACGGCTTCCGCGCGTCGCAGCGACAATTGCTGATTGGCTTTTTTATTGCCGGTGGTATCGGTATATCCGGTGACCACAATCAGCCAGCCCGGCCTTGCCCTGATATTTACCAGCGCGTTAATCAGCACTTTTGTCGAGCCGTCTTTCAGACGGGCCTGTCCGACGTCAAACAACGCCATGCTGTCGAGACGCACGCTCTGTACCGGTAATGCGTCTGCTACATCCCTTTTTTTCTCAGGTGGACGGTAATCGCGAATAACCCGCCATACCGGCTGGCGTAGCCGTTCGCCGGGATATAAGCCCAGACTGAGACGTAATGGCTCCCCTTCGCGAAAATAGCTATCCAGAATATTTGCATCGTCCTTCAGGACCGACAGGTGGTGGGCTTTAGCGGCGTCGTTGTCTGCCGGAACGGCATCATATTTATGTAGATCGTCGCTCACCTGCAGCAGCAGGCTGCGGTTTGCGGTTGCTGACAGACAGAGCGCAGCCACTCCTGCCACGGTGGTCATCAGCAGCGCCGCCACGCAGGCGCGGCGCACTGGCGTAAATCCTGATTGACGTGGTAACAGCGGCAGCATCATGTCCGGGAACGGCAGGGGAGATGCGCCGATCTTCGGTATCGCCTCCGGCGTCAGTCCCGTTTTTGCCGTTGTCCATGTCTGCCACAGATTGCCTTCCAGCGCAGGCAGCGATGGCGCCTGCCCCATGCCCGCCGCCAGCGGCGGATACCCGTTCAGCTCTGGTAACACCATCTGATTGAGCCACTGCATCAGGCTTTCCATCCGCAGAAGATGGCAAAGCCGCAGGCTGCTCCCATCGGTTCCGGGCTGTGCCGCCCATGCCGTCGGAGAGCTTTCTCCGGCGGGCGTCACCACCTGAACCTTGCCGCCGGCGCAGATAAACCACGGTAGATCATCCTCTCGCCCTGTGCCGGGCAGCCAGCTCCACAGCAGCAGCGGCACTTTTATGCCCGCCCTGCGGCGCACTGTCGCCAGACCGCCGACAAAGCGTCGCAATTGTCCCGCCAGAACAGCCATATCCAGATGAACAACCGGCACGACCGTGCAGGCCACACACAACTGAGAAGCCCATGCGGGGCGGTCAGCCAGCAGCACTTCAGCCTGTCTGATAAGTTGCTCTTCATCCGCAACGTGCAGGTACAGCCCTCCCGCGACCTGCCGCAGCGGGTTTTCTGTGAATAACGATGCTGCCGCGTCGCCGCACACCAGCACTACGGGCTGCCGATATGTTTTGGGCGGCAATCGGGACAGCCATGCGCTGTCGGCCTCAGTCTGTCTTTTTTTTCCGCGCCAGCACGCCAGCAGGCCTACTGCGATGACGATAAGCGCCACTGTCACGCCAAATTTCATCGCCGTAGAGGCCTGATTGAATCCCAGCCATAGCGCCAGCACCAGCAGCATGCTCCACAGCAAAAGCGCCTGTTTCAGCGTGTTACTCACCCGGCTCATCTTCAAGACTTGCCTGTTGGCAGCAGTTCATCCACCAGTACATTCAGCCAGCTATGCAACCCCCACCAGACGCCAACCAGCACAAGCATTAGCAGTAGCAGCCAGCAAAAAGGAGACTGCCACAGGTAATGCTGACGCCTGGTCAAAGGCACATTCAGCACTGCCGAATCTTCTTGCACCCTGAATGGCTCAACCCGCTTGCTGAACATCGCAATGAGATGCTGCCGTTCATCAGATTCGGGGTCCTGATAGCGCCCGCGAAACCCCAGCAACAGCACGCGATGAAAACAGGTCAGGACCGCCGACGTGGGGGCTGGCTCCTGTAAAACCCGCTTCATACGCTCATACAGTAGTTCGCCGGCCTGAAGGGTATTGAAAAAATGCGACTGGAGAGGGTTTTTTAGCCAGACCATCTGGCCATCATCCATCCCGTCCCGGCTGAGAACGGTTTCGTCCAGCAGCGCGCACTGAGCGTAAGTGATATGTTCTATGTCCTGCTGGCTGAATCCGGCCGCTGTCAGACGCTCGCGTACCCCTTCCACCTGCTGCAGACAATGGCGATATAGTTCCTGTCCGTGTCTTGCAGAAGTGCCCTGACGCAGTTCCACCACCGTCAGAAAGGTGTCGCGAAGTAGTACGTCAATGTCGATTTTCCGTTCCTGTGTCATGACCGCAGTACCGCAAAAAGCTCGGGTTTCAGATCGCCCAGCGTACCCGGCGCGTAAATCATGCAGCACCCGGCATCCAGCATGGCTTTAGCCGGAGCGCTCTGCATATCCAGCGCAAAATACTGATT contains the following coding sequences:
- a CDS encoding DUF2345 domain-containing protein, coding for MDAQNFDHSHHALKIRSLSSGVDVLSFEGKEQLSAPFRYDIQFTSSDKFIAPESVLMQDGAFSLTAPPVQGMPVQTPLRTLYGVITGFKQLSSSRDEARYEVRLEPRLALLSRSHQNAIYQNQTVPQIVEKILRERHEMRGQDFVFDLKSDYPSREQVMQYDEDDLTFISRLLSEVGIWFRFSTDARLKIGVIEFYDDQSGYERGLTLPLRHPSGMSDSGTEAVWGLNTAYSVVSRSVTTRDYNYREAMAEMTTGQFDVTGGDNTTYGEAYHYADNFLKTGDKATPESGAFYARIRHERYLNGRAILKGQSTSSLLMPGLEIKVEGNDAPEVFRKGILITGITASAARDRSYELTFTAIPYSERYGYRPPLIRRPVMAGTLPARVTSTTANDIYAHIDKDGRYRVNLDFDRDTWKPGFESLWVRQSRPYAGDTYGLHLPLLAGTEVSIAFEDGNPDRPYIAGVKHDSAHTDHVTIQNYKRNVLRTPANNKIRLDDERGKEHIKVSTEYGGKSQLNLGHLVDAGKQQRGEGFELRTDMWGAIRAKKGVFISADAQEKAQGQVLDMQAAITQLENALSIAKSLSQAAEVANAHGADLDGHTSLNGALSELVKAGIVLSAPEGVGIVSPKGVRLGSGESSIGLMAGTNIDAGAMEKVTVSAGDAVSVFARKGGMKLYANQGKVEVEAQNERMRLTSRHGMKISSTEDVVEIEAEKELVLKCGKAYIRLSGGGVEVGGPKNILLKSANVQKMSKAQLPVEMPVLPGKGNYDLSLDLRDWDGIPIGGAKYKIAFESGAVLSGMLDDKGYALHTNVPPESATVEYEFPEPEPDKPWDPYSSLLAAVDAELGTDGQGA
- a CDS encoding OmpA family protein; translation: MSRVSNTLKQALLLWSMLLVLALWLGFNQASTAMKFGVTVALIVIAVGLLACWRGKKRQTEADSAWLSRLPPKTYRQPVVLVCGDAAASLFTENPLRQVAGGLYLHVADEEQLIRQAEVLLADRPAWASQLCVACTVVPVVHLDMAVLAGQLRRFVGGLATVRRRAGIKVPLLLWSWLPGTGREDDLPWFICAGGKVQVVTPAGESSPTAWAAQPGTDGSSLRLCHLLRMESLMQWLNQMVLPELNGYPPLAAGMGQAPSLPALEGNLWQTWTTAKTGLTPEAIPKIGASPLPFPDMMLPLLPRQSGFTPVRRACVAALLMTTVAGVAALCLSATANRSLLLQVSDDLHKYDAVPADNDAAKAHHLSVLKDDANILDSYFREGEPLRLSLGLYPGERLRQPVWRVIRDYRPPEKKRDVADALPVQSVRLDSMALFDVGQARLKDGSTKVLINALVNIRARPGWLIVVTGYTDTTGNKKANQQLSLRRAEAVRDWMLQTSDIPATCFAVQGLGESHPAATNDTPEGRAANRRVEISLAPRTDACQDVKQNMLPEPALSQLNPQGVSAS
- the tssL gene encoding type VI secretion system protein TssL, short form; amino-acid sequence: MTQERKIDIDVLLRDTFLTVVELRQGTSARHGQELYRHCLQQVEGVRERLTAAGFSQQDIEHITYAQCALLDETVLSRDGMDDGQMVWLKNPLQSHFFNTLQAGELLYERMKRVLQEPAPTSAVLTCFHRVLLLGFRGRYQDPESDERQHLIAMFSKRVEPFRVQEDSAVLNVPLTRRQHYLWQSPFCWLLLLMLVLVGVWWGLHSWLNVLVDELLPTGKS